ATTTTGTTTGCGGAGGAGCAGCGGACAGAGCAATGCAAATACGCAGACTCATGGTAACTACTAGGCGAAAGCAACATGTCGCTTGATATCTGCGATGCCTACATCCAACAGGAAACTGATATCGGAAAACTGTACTTTGTAAATACACACATCTTGGACGCTGCAATAACTGGGTGCTTATCCCTGTATGATTTGAAGTTGATTGCTGCAGTCATGTCGTGTCCAGTTGCACAGAGACATTTCGAAACGGAGGAGGATAAAAAAGATGAAGACAAGGATGACCGGGCCGAGGATCCTGTTGATGAGAATCCTGATGACACGATCACGGTGTCGCAGATGTGGCAAGACTTCCTGCACACCCTGACACTACACGGCTTTCGGTTTGTCTTCGAAAGAGGCCCTACAATTCGCAAGGTGTTATGGCTTGCTATTCTGCTGTTCGCCGTAGGGATGCTGATGATGCAGAGCAAGAAAAGCATACAGAAGTACTTCGACCACCCGATAACGACGAGTGTGCAGGTCGAGTTTCTGGAAGAGATCCAGTTTCCCGCAGTCACAATATGTAACTTTAACCTGTTTCCGTATTATCTTATAAACGGAACGATCGGCGAAAAGGTGAAGACTGCACCCATTTTactaattcttttttttcgcGACCGTTATTATCAGAAATCTTTTTCTTGTCTGGGAATAGCGCTTAGTCGATCGaaccaaacaaacaaattgactacgcgctattcttAAACGAGACAAGAATTTTGATTTCTGGGTGGACGAGAAATTGTGTGAGAAATTGTGGCGTGACCGAAATTTTCATTAGTCTTGAACCTCATTTTTGATGATCATCTGATCAGTTCTTTTCTACTTACTGACGTGACTCCGATAGTAATGCCCTGTTGGTTTTTAGGTGATGTCAATTTTGGCGCCACAGAAATACATCGATAACAAGGAAGAGGTGCTCTTCGCGCGCTCGCCGATACCGAACTTCCTTAATTACGCACGAAAACGGCGTAGGTCAACAGGCGGAACCATAGTAACGGACGACATGCTGCAGAGCGAGAAAGACTTCGGCGAACTCGATGAAAAGTTCGATTTTGCCGAGTTCGTGAGAACGCATGGTCATCGCATCGACcacatgataaaaaaatgtcgcTGGAAGTCGCAGCCCTGTGGTCCTGAAAACTTTACGGCGGTCATAACAGAATTCGGTCTTTGCTATACCTTCAACTCAGGTGAAGATGAGAAAGTAGTTATCCCACTGGCTGGCTTTAAAAACACAAgatttaaaaattgttttctttggcTTTTGATATCCTAACCTTACGTTTGTCTCAGAAATCATATTCAAATTAAGCAAAGCTTTGAACGTCACGATAAATACAGGCCTTTTCCTGTAAATTATAACCTGCTTGATAAATATACCCAGGTAATGATAGAAGAAGTTATTTTTGGTGCCCACATTGTCCGTATCATTAGGGTTCAACTACATTTGTAGAAACTAGATTTGTGAGCAACACTACGAACATTTGGCATAGGCTAATTGAAATTGTGCACCATCACACAACTTGTCTACTTAGGAAAGAAATTATGAAATTGAGTAAAGAATGGATGGCAAATTAGTATATTTCAAACGTATCCTAGATGACCTCTAGTAGAGTGCCTTTGAGAAGTTTATGTAGCAAGGGCGGAGCCCGTTTTTTTTCCAAGGAAGGTGCGTTAGAGGGTCCGGACATAAGTTTGGTACTTGACTTGTTACTCTATACAAGAGACTTTATTGCCTTTTGTTCGTTATTATCTCAAAAAAGTGATTTTTATCGTCCACAGGCATGAAAGGCCACCCTTTACTCAAGGTGCAGAGAGCAGGTGTAGACTACGCCCTTCGGCTGCAGCTCAGCGTTCAGCAGGATCAGTATTATGGCTCCCTGCGCGATTCCTCAGGCTTCAAGGTCATGGTACACGACCAGGAAGAGCCACCACTTATCAACGAGCTCGGCATTGCCATACAACCTGGCACGCACACGTTCTGCGGCTTGAGAAAAGAagaggtgatgatgatgatgatgacgttgaAGTAatgatggctatgatgatgatggcgttgaagtaatgatgatgattatgatgatgacgttTAAGtaatgatggttatgatgatggcgttgaagtaatgatgatgattatgatgatgacgttgaagtaatgatgatggtcatgataatgatgatgatgacgttgaagtaatgatgatgatgatgatgatgatgatgacgttgaagtaatgatgatgatgacgttgaagtaatgatgatggtcatgatgatgatgatgattatggtgatgatgacgttgAAGTAGTGAtggttatgataatgatgacgttgaagtaatgatgaagatgatgattatgatgataataatggtgatcATATGATGTCGATGACAGTGATCATGACGATACCGATGATGAGACTTTTAACACGTCGGGCCAGGAATTCCGATGACGTGGGTTTTCACAAAcgcttttttatcttttttctcttaaaCGTGCTCGCTACTACTGGCTCTAAAAGCCAGTACACTTAGATAAATTCAAGACGTCTTTAGAACTGTCCATAAAAAGAGGACATCGGTACAAGAAGCTTTGACTTACAAGTGTTAAAAATTCGTCAGGGATGACGTTTCGATACAATGTTATGACGTCATAGCAAGGGGGTCACATAGGCCATACAACACACCTGTTTGTCGGTAGCACAATGCGTCGAATGTTTTACTCTCGTCACAAGTCGACCACGTAGTTGCCCTCGGAACCCCATCCGCAGGGAAAAGATGATCATACCGACGATCATACTGATGATTATATGCTTGATGGCAGTGATCATGATGGTTGCGATGTCGATGAGGGCGATAGTGGCATTTTATTATATCCATGCGCACACTTTCTTTGGCTTGAGAGTAGAAGaggtgatgctgatgataattatgttgataatgatgatgataacgatggtAGTGAAAATTTTCACGCTGATGCTGATGCCCGTAATGATTGTAATTGTAATGCtaacaatgataatgattatagttaatggacatgacggaaaaacatgacttaacgcttcaaataagctcatttcagatctaataaggcggaaaatttctctaagtacttagtgagtaatggcaaacaaaatatcaaatgcgacttttttaaatGGATGCGACTtcttgtaaagtgtcattgaaatttgagcttttcgtccctgagctcaaacatagcgcaaggatgatcaagaaaaaaaaatatcttaaaaagcaaaaatctggatatgtgcatttcggcctcacgttatttgtgtttcaaaaatcagtccggaatacaaggaacctatggCCAGtataagaaattgtgtcttctttctccatctcgaattgcgaattttccaggtttttccgtcatgtctaaTGAAGGTTGATTTTGGTGATTATCAAGTTGGTGTTGTTTACAATGATAGTAGCGATATGGAGACGGAgacatatacatacatatattAGCTCATGCATTACATACATGCATATATTAGCACTGCTAGGTAATTATCTAACTATAAGAATAAAGATACACATGTCCTGCTGTCCATGATGACAATAGTATTGGCCAACCAGAGTGTAGAACACTGTAGCTTCGCTATATAGCATTTAGATAACGGAAACAAGAACGATATAAAACACATTAAGACAGTATGTGATAATAAAAACTGTCATATGATACAGATGCATAATCTCCCAGCGCCGTTCAAAACCGCCTGTCGAGACATGCAGCTAGAAGGCTTCAAGAAATACACCAAGTCAGCATGTCTTTTGAAATGTCGCGCAGACTATGTGATGAAAATGTGCAAGTGTCGCTCTTATGACCTTAAAGGTGAGAAATTTCAAGAGCCACAAAATAAATGaagaaagaagagaaaatgaGGTCCATCTAAAGCTATAACTTGTTCTGGTTTCAGGCCCCGCCCCGCCCTGTCAGCCTAGGGAAGTTAAGAACTGCGTTTGGCCCGCAATGGGTACGTGCATGTTCAAACAAATGACTGTGCAAGTTGTACAGGAATTATTAAAGAAACCATGtaacgcacgctaccgtggccaccttgacagtctAGGGAAGTAAGCTAATAAGAACGCGAGGAAAGTATCTGTCGTTATCACATAAACTCGTTATTACCGACACGCTCTGAAGTGTAGTAAAGTGACCGTGAAAGGGAGTCGATGACTGTACAATGAGAGAAATTCGACAGAACGATGTGGCCAACAGTCGATAAAGAGAGAAAGTCGGAAAGGTCTACCGAACGTTAATCTGCcgcttttgtgtttgttttgcgGCCTTGTCATGCTTTTCTCTCGTTTTCTAGAGATATTCCGCAATGAAAGTATCAACTGCGAGTGTCCAGTCCCTTGTGAGATCACAAAGTACCAAACGCAATTATCTTATGCCCAGACCCCGGCCAAACACTTCTCCGAGGTGCTGGCAAGAAGGAAACACATCAATAAGGATGTCATGAGGCACTATCTCAGGTGGGAGATACACCAGCGGCGtaaccaggatttttaacgggagggggcccaaaaggccatTTCAAGGCATTGTCTCCTGTGTATTAGATAATGtgtcatacatttactgtatttctggctgctagaagggggggcccATGCCCCCCTTGGCCACCCctctggctacgcccctgtacCCT
The sequence above is a segment of the Nematostella vectensis chromosome 2, jaNemVect1.1, whole genome shotgun sequence genome. Coding sequences within it:
- the LOC5521863 gene encoding acid-sensing ion channel 2, with translation MSLDICDAYIQQETDIGKLYFVNTHILDAAITGCLSLYDLKLIAAVMSCPVAQRHFETEEDKKDEDKDDRAEDPVDENPDDTITVSQMWQDFLHTLTLHGFRFVFERGPTIRKVLWLAILLFAVGMLMMQSKKSIQKYFDHPITTSVQVEFLEEIQFPAVTICNFNLFPYYLINGTIGEKVMSILAPQKYIDNKEEVLFARSPIPNFLNYARKRRRSTGGTIVTDDMLQSEKDFGELDEKFDFAEFVRTHGHRIDHMIKKCRWKSQPCGPENFTAVITEFGLCYTFNSGMKGHPLLKVQRAGVDYALRLQLSVQQDQYYGSLRDSSGFKVMVHDQEEPPLINELGIAIQPGTHTFCGLRKEEMHNLPAPFKTACRDMQLEGFKKYTKSACLLKCRADYVMKMCKCRSYDLKGPAPPCQPREVKNCVWPAMEIFRNESINCECPVPCEITKYQTQLSYAQTPAKHFSEVLARRKHINKDVMRHYLRDNFLELDVYFEEMQVTLIQQRQAYDQESLFGDIGGQVGLFLGASILTVLEFLDLLWRILIHKFKKRKNRKVRNV